A single genomic interval of Fibrobacter sp. UWB4 harbors:
- a CDS encoding fibrobacter succinogenes major paralogous domain-containing protein has product MERIKLFKLGICSALVLSAQVFAAPPKTWDAIFNAEGQGDYTAAKIDGNIRFGEYTHYKNIQPVSFRILDDKFDFSVAGNMTVPAKMVEDPNFYESCRNTMEAWVSYFDKPRRFGNEDLIINIAGVDFACGNDLFNVHDLRIKFTNPQAQKAWVAELEGRQKYKREQLSAFRVAEQEHRAEIRDKSTSFTDPRDGQVYRIIKVEGREWFAQNVNYNVEGHSWCYEDKDSYCARSGRLYDLEGARKACPEGWHLPRDREWSDMLKGLTGCYDGVDKCGNFATKMKATTGWQGGGGTDEYGFTIFSSGYRKLLGKSTVRYEDMGEYAGFWSAQNGRNETIWLWAMGRMSDQMVRQLVPATARNNGYSVRCINGN; this is encoded by the coding sequence ATGGAGAGAATTAAATTGTTCAAACTTGGAATTTGCTCTGCGCTCGTTTTATCTGCGCAGGTATTTGCTGCTCCCCCAAAAACGTGGGATGCCATTTTTAACGCCGAAGGTCAGGGTGACTACACTGCGGCTAAGATTGACGGCAATATCCGTTTCGGTGAATACACGCACTACAAGAATATCCAGCCGGTTTCGTTCCGTATTCTTGATGACAAGTTTGACTTTTCTGTTGCGGGTAACATGACTGTTCCGGCAAAGATGGTCGAAGATCCGAATTTTTACGAAAGCTGCCGTAATACGATGGAAGCCTGGGTTTCATACTTTGACAAGCCGCGTCGTTTTGGCAACGAAGACCTTATCATCAATATCGCCGGTGTCGATTTTGCTTGCGGTAATGACTTGTTCAACGTCCATGATTTGCGTATAAAGTTTACGAATCCGCAGGCCCAGAAGGCTTGGGTGGCTGAACTTGAAGGCCGCCAGAAGTACAAACGCGAACAGCTCTCTGCATTCCGTGTTGCCGAACAGGAACACCGCGCCGAAATCCGCGACAAGTCTACCTCGTTTACAGACCCGCGTGACGGACAAGTTTACCGAATCATCAAGGTCGAAGGCCGTGAATGGTTTGCCCAGAACGTGAACTACAATGTCGAAGGTCACTCCTGGTGCTATGAAGACAAGGATTCTTACTGTGCCCGAAGCGGTCGTCTGTACGACCTCGAAGGTGCCCGCAAGGCTTGCCCGGAAGGCTGGCACTTGCCGCGTGACCGCGAATGGTCCGACATGCTCAAGGGCCTCACGGGTTGCTACGATGGTGTGGACAAGTGCGGTAACTTTGCTACAAAGATGAAGGCTACGACTGGCTGGCAGGGCGGTGGCGGTACCGATGAATACGGTTTCACCATTTTCTCTTCGGGCTATCGCAAGCTTCTCGGCAAGTCTACGGTTCGCTATGAAGACATGGGCGAATACGCTGGCTTCTGGTCTGCACAGAACGGCCGTAACGAAACGATTTGGCTTTGGGCTATGGGCCGAATGAGCGACCAGATGGTTCGCCAGCTCGTTCCGGCAACCGCAAGGAATAATGGTTATTCTGTGAGATGCATTAACGGGAACTAG